From Topomyia yanbarensis strain Yona2022 chromosome 1, ASM3024719v1, whole genome shotgun sequence, one genomic window encodes:
- the LOC131695059 gene encoding craniofacial development protein 2-like: protein MKRVIRWKPVSERICVLRVRGKLFNYSLVNIYAPTNDKPYDAKDAFYECLGKTYGECPKYDVKIFIGDANAQVGREDFFRPIIGKESLHSVTNDNGLRLVTFAAARGMAISSTYCARKDIRKHTWMHPNGETCNQIDHVLVDGRHFSDVIDVRTFRGPNIDSDHYLVVSKIRARLSTQELKNSATVAFQYPALLSRRCDGRVPPEA from the coding sequence ATGAAGCGTGTTATAAGGTGGAAACCGGTTAGCGAGCGAATCTGTGTATTGAGGGTACGGGGCAAATTATTCAACTACAGCTTGGTCAACATCTATGCACCGACAAACGATAAACCCTATGACGCAAAGGACGCGTTTTACGAGTGTCTCGGCAAAACTTACGGAGAGTGCCCAAAGTATGACGTGAAAATTTTTATCGGGGACGCCAACGCTCAGGTCGGTAGAGAGGACTTTTTCCGTCCAATCATTGGTAAGGAGAGCCTTCACTCTGTAACCAATGACAACGGCCTGAGACTAGTGACCTTCGCTGCAGCTAGAGGGATGGCCATCAGCAGCACTTACTGTGCACGCAAAGACATCCGTAAGCACACCTGGATGCACCCGAATGGCGAAACTTGCAATCAAATAGACCATGTCCTGGTAGACGGCCGACACTTCTCGGATGTTATAGATGTGAGGACCTTCAGAGGACCAAACATCGACTCTGATCACTATCTCGTCGTCAGTAAAATTCGAGCACGGTTATCAACTCAAGAACTCAAGAACTCAGCGACCGTTGCGTTTCAATATCCAGCGCTTCTTAGCAGAAGGTGTGACGGACGAGTACCGCCAGAAGCTTGA
- the LOC131695065 gene encoding uncharacterized protein LOC131695065: MCNDREGNLLTDKTMVAARWREHFETLLNRENVSASTNRIRISDDEAIKELKNCKAAGKDELPVELFKHGSEQLHEILHRTLLKDDIDIIGIDRRAEEKAFVPFKRETARIGPTISIIKTKYMIAGRIRGSNSEVGVEVVLGGDKFEVVEEFVYLGPLVTCDNDVTREVKRRLAAANRAFYGLRSQLKSRSLQTKTKFALYKTLIVPVALYGHETWTLREIDRRAFGVFEQYSAVKKKMASGDLV; this comes from the exons ATGTGCAATGACCGTGAAGGTAACTTGCTAACAGATAAAACTATGGTAGCAGCCAGGTGGAGAGAGCACTTCGAGACATTGTTGAATAGAGAGAATGTTAGCGCGTCAACGAACAGAATAAGGATAAGTGACGATGAGGCAATCAAAGAGCTGAAAAACTGTAAGGCTGCTGGAAAGGACGAGCTCCCGGTCGAACTTTTCAAACACGGTAGTGAGCAGCTGCACGAAATACTTCACCGTACTCTTTTGAAG GACGatattgatatcattggaaTAGACCGCCGAGCCGAGGAAAAGGCATTcgtgccttttaaaagggagaCAGCAAGAATTGGTCCAACAATCAGCATCatcaagacgaagtacatgatagCTGGAAGAATACGTGGGTCCAATAGTGAGGTTGGTGTTGAAGTGGTGTTAGGTGGTGATAAATTTGAAGTAGTGGAAGAATTTGTGTACCTTGGACCTCTAGTGACGTGCGATAATGATGTTACTCGCGAGGTGAAAAGGCGTCTTGCAGCTGCAAATAGAGCTTTTTACGGACTTCGTAGCCAGCTGAAGTCCCGTAGTTTGCAGACGAAGACAAAATTCGCgttgtacaagacattgatagttCCGGTTGCCTTGTACGGCCATGAAACGTGGACGTTAAGGGAAATTGATCGTAGAGCGTTCGGTGTCTTcgaacaatactcggcggtaaagaagaaaatggcaTCTGGTGACCTCGTATGA